In one window of Burkholderia cenocepacia DNA:
- a CDS encoding MFS transporter, with the protein MSNPSATSSRMTAPELRATTSLAAIFALRMLGLFMIMPVFSVYAKTIPGGDNVLLVGIALGAYGVTQSLFYIFYGWASDKFGRKPVIATGLVIFALGSFVAAFAHDITWIIVGRVIQGMGAVSSAVLAFIADLTSEQNRTKAMAMVGGSIGVSFAVAIVGAPIVFHWVGMSGLFTIVGVLSILAIGVVLWIVPDAAKPVHVRAPFAEVLHNVELLRLNFGVLVLHATQTALFLVVPRLLVDGGLPVAAHWKVYLPVMGLAFVMMVPAIIVAEKRGKMKPVLLGGILAILIGQLLLGSAPHTILIVAAILFVYFLGFNILEASQPSLVSKLAPGSRKGAATGVYNTTQSIGLALGGIVGGWLLKHGGANTVFYTCSGLVAAWLIIAASMKAPPRKA; encoded by the coding sequence ATGTCCAATCCGTCTGCCACGTCTTCCCGCATGACTGCGCCCGAACTGCGCGCGACCACGTCGCTCGCGGCGATCTTCGCGTTGCGCATGCTCGGCCTGTTCATGATCATGCCGGTGTTCTCGGTCTATGCGAAAACCATCCCGGGCGGCGACAACGTGCTGCTCGTCGGGATCGCGCTCGGGGCCTACGGCGTCACGCAGTCGCTGTTCTATATCTTCTACGGCTGGGCGTCCGACAAGTTCGGCCGCAAGCCGGTGATCGCCACGGGGCTCGTGATCTTCGCGCTCGGCAGCTTCGTCGCCGCGTTCGCGCACGACATCACGTGGATCATCGTCGGCCGCGTGATCCAGGGGATGGGCGCCGTGTCGTCGGCGGTGCTCGCGTTCATCGCCGACCTGACCTCCGAGCAGAACCGCACGAAGGCGATGGCGATGGTCGGCGGCTCGATCGGCGTGTCGTTCGCGGTCGCGATCGTCGGTGCGCCGATCGTGTTCCACTGGGTCGGGATGAGCGGGCTGTTCACGATCGTCGGCGTGCTGTCGATCCTCGCGATCGGCGTCGTGCTGTGGATCGTGCCCGACGCGGCGAAGCCCGTGCACGTGCGCGCGCCGTTCGCCGAGGTGCTGCACAACGTCGAGTTGCTGCGCCTGAACTTTGGCGTGCTGGTGCTGCATGCGACGCAGACGGCGCTGTTCCTGGTCGTGCCGCGCCTCTTGGTCGACGGCGGACTGCCGGTCGCCGCGCACTGGAAGGTTTACCTGCCGGTGATGGGGCTCGCGTTCGTGATGATGGTGCCGGCGATCATCGTCGCGGAAAAACGGGGCAAGATGAAGCCGGTGCTGCTCGGCGGCATTCTGGCTATCCTGATCGGCCAATTGTTGCTCGGCAGCGCACCGCATACCATTCTGATTGTGGCGGCGATCCTCTTCGTCTACTTCCTCGGCTTCAACATCCTGGAAGCGTCGCAGCCGTCGCTCGTGTCGAAGCTCGCGCCGGGTTCGCGCAAGGGCGCGGCCACGGGCGTCTACAACACCACGCAGTCGATCGGGCTCGCGCTCGGCGGCATCGTGGGCGGCTGGCTGCTGAAGCACGGCGGCGCGAACACGGTGTTTTATACCTGTTCGGGGCTCGTTGCTGCCTGGCTTATAATCGCGGCCAGCATGAAAGCGCCGCCGCGCAAGGCCTGA
- a CDS encoding single-stranded DNA-binding protein has product MASVNKVILVGNLGADPEVRYLPSGDAVANIRLATTDRYKDKASGDFKEMTEWHRVAFFGRLAEIVSEYLKKGSSVYIEGRIRTRKWQGQDGQDRYSTEIVAEQMQMLGGRGGSGGGGGGGDEGGYGGGYGGGGGGRGEQAERGGGGGGGGRASGAARGGAGGGGQSRPSAPAGGGFDEMDDDIPF; this is encoded by the coding sequence ATGGCATCCGTCAACAAGGTCATCCTCGTCGGCAACCTCGGCGCCGATCCTGAAGTCCGTTACCTGCCGAGCGGCGACGCGGTTGCGAACATCCGTCTCGCGACGACCGATCGCTACAAGGACAAGGCAAGCGGCGATTTCAAGGAAATGACCGAGTGGCATCGCGTCGCGTTCTTCGGCCGTCTGGCGGAGATCGTCAGCGAATACCTGAAGAAGGGGTCGTCGGTCTATATCGAAGGCCGCATCCGCACGCGCAAGTGGCAGGGCCAGGACGGCCAGGACCGTTACTCGACCGAAATCGTCGCCGAACAGATGCAGATGCTCGGCGGCCGCGGCGGTTCGGGCGGCGGTGGTGGTGGCGGTGACGAAGGCGGTTATGGCGGCGGCTACGGTGGTGGCGGCGGCGGTCGCGGCGAGCAGGCGGAGCGCGGCGGTGGCGGCGGCGGCGGCGGCCGTGCCAGCGGCGCGGCGCGTGGCGGTGCGGGTGGCGGCGGCCAGAGCCGTCCGAGCGCACCGGCAGGCGGCGGCTTCGACGAGATGGACGACGATATTCCGTTCTGA
- the uvrA gene encoding excinuclease ABC subunit UvrA has translation MEQIRIRGARTHNLKNVNLDLPRHKLVVITGLSGSGKSSLAFDTLYAEGQRRYVESLSAYARQFLQLMEKPDVDLIEGLSPAISIEQKATSHNPRSTVGTVTEIHDYLRLLYARVGTPYCPDHDIPLEAQSVSQMVDAALALPEETKLMILAPVVADRKGEHAELFEDMQAQGFVRFRVRSGGGAANEGAAKIYEVESLPKLKKNDKHTIDVVVDRLKVRPDMKQRLAESFETALRLADGRAIALEMDTDREHLFSSKFACPICSYSLQELEPRLFSFNNPMGACPECDGLGQITFFDPKRVVAHPSLSLAAGAVKGWDRRNQFYFQMLQSLAAFYEFDIDAAFEDLPEKIRKVLLFGSGKQTIPFSYINERGRTTIREHVFEGIIPNLERRYRETDSVAVREELSKYQNNQPCPSCDGTRLRREARHVRIGTGDHARGIYEISGWPLRDALGYFDGLTLEGAKREIADKVIKEIVARLTFLNNVGLDYLSLERSAETLSGGEAQRIRLASQIGSGLTGVMYVLDEPSIGLHQRDNDRLIATLKHLRDLGNSVIVVEHDEDMIRTADYVVDMGPGAGEHGGVVVAEGTPKQVQSNPQSLTGQYLLGKRVIEYPDERLAPDPERMLRIIDAHGNNLKHVDLELPVGLLTCITGVSGSGKSTLINDTLYHAVARHLYGSAAEPAPHEAIEGLEHFDKVINVDQSPIGRTPRSNPATYTGLFTPIRELFSGVPTSKERGYDPGRFSFNVKGGRCESCQGDGVLKVEMHFLPDVYVPCDVCHGKRYNRETLEVQYKGKNISEVLDMTVEHAYEFFSAVPVIARKLKTLLDVGLGYIRLGQSATTLSGGEAQRVKLSLELSKRDTGRTLYILDEPTTGLHFHDIALLLEVIHRLRDQGNTVVIIEHNLDVIKTADWVIDLGPEGGAGGGQIIAQGTPEQVAKTKASFTGKYLAPLLKRPTRKVAAG, from the coding sequence ATGGAACAGATCCGTATCCGTGGGGCACGCACCCACAACCTGAAAAACGTCAATCTCGACCTGCCGCGCCACAAGCTGGTCGTGATTACCGGGTTGTCCGGGTCGGGCAAGTCGTCGCTCGCGTTCGACACCCTTTATGCCGAAGGCCAGCGCCGCTACGTGGAGAGCCTGTCCGCGTACGCCCGCCAGTTCCTGCAGCTGATGGAGAAGCCCGACGTCGACCTGATCGAGGGGCTGTCGCCGGCGATCTCGATCGAGCAGAAGGCCACGTCCCACAACCCGCGTTCGACCGTCGGCACGGTCACGGAAATCCACGACTACCTGCGACTTTTGTACGCACGGGTCGGCACGCCGTACTGTCCCGATCACGACATCCCGCTCGAGGCGCAGAGCGTGTCGCAAATGGTCGACGCGGCGCTCGCGCTGCCCGAGGAAACCAAGCTGATGATCCTCGCGCCCGTCGTCGCGGATCGCAAGGGCGAGCATGCCGAGCTGTTCGAGGACATGCAGGCGCAGGGCTTCGTGCGCTTTCGCGTGCGCTCGGGCGGCGGCGCCGCGAACGAAGGCGCCGCGAAGATCTACGAGGTCGAGTCGCTGCCGAAGCTGAAGAAGAACGACAAGCACACGATCGACGTCGTCGTCGATCGCCTGAAGGTGCGCCCGGACATGAAGCAGCGGCTCGCCGAATCGTTCGAAACCGCGCTGCGCCTCGCCGACGGCCGCGCGATCGCGCTCGAGATGGATACCGATCGCGAGCACCTGTTCAGCTCGAAGTTCGCGTGCCCGATCTGCTCGTACTCGCTGCAGGAGCTCGAGCCGCGCCTGTTCTCGTTCAACAACCCGATGGGCGCGTGCCCGGAATGCGACGGCCTCGGCCAGATCACGTTCTTCGACCCGAAGCGGGTCGTCGCGCACCCGTCGCTGTCGCTTGCCGCCGGCGCGGTGAAGGGCTGGGACCGTCGCAACCAGTTCTACTTCCAGATGCTGCAGAGCCTCGCGGCGTTCTACGAATTCGACATCGACGCCGCATTCGAGGATCTGCCCGAAAAGATCCGCAAGGTGCTGCTGTTCGGGTCGGGCAAGCAGACGATCCCGTTCTCGTACATCAACGAGCGCGGCCGCACGACGATCCGCGAGCACGTATTCGAAGGGATCATCCCGAACCTCGAGCGCCGCTATCGCGAGACCGATTCGGTCGCGGTGCGCGAAGAGCTGTCGAAGTACCAGAACAACCAGCCGTGCCCGTCGTGCGACGGCACGCGCCTGCGCCGCGAGGCGCGCCACGTGCGGATCGGCACCGGCGACCACGCGCGCGGCATCTATGAGATCAGCGGCTGGCCGCTGCGCGACGCGCTCGGCTATTTCGACGGGCTGACGCTCGAAGGCGCGAAGCGCGAGATCGCCGACAAGGTGATCAAGGAAATCGTCGCGCGCCTGACGTTCCTGAACAACGTCGGCCTCGACTACCTGTCGCTCGAGCGCAGCGCAGAAACCCTGTCGGGCGGCGAGGCGCAGCGCATCCGGCTCGCGTCGCAGATCGGCTCGGGGCTCACGGGCGTGATGTACGTGCTCGACGAGCCGTCGATCGGCCTGCACCAGCGCGACAACGACCGCCTGATCGCAACGCTCAAGCACCTGCGCGACCTCGGCAACTCGGTGATCGTCGTCGAGCACGACGAGGACATGATCCGCACGGCAGACTACGTCGTCGACATGGGCCCCGGCGCGGGCGAGCACGGCGGCGTCGTGGTCGCCGAAGGCACGCCGAAGCAGGTGCAGTCGAATCCGCAGTCGCTGACGGGCCAGTACCTGCTCGGCAAGCGCGTGATCGAGTACCCGGACGAGCGGCTCGCGCCCGATCCGGAGCGGATGCTGCGCATCATCGACGCGCACGGCAATAACCTGAAGCACGTCGATCTCGAACTGCCGGTCGGCCTCCTGACCTGCATCACCGGCGTGTCGGGCTCCGGCAAGTCGACGCTGATCAACGACACGCTGTATCACGCGGTCGCGCGCCACCTGTACGGCTCGGCGGCCGAACCGGCGCCGCACGAGGCGATCGAGGGCCTCGAGCACTTCGACAAGGTGATCAACGTCGACCAGTCGCCGATCGGCCGCACGCCGCGCTCGAACCCGGCCACGTACACGGGCCTGTTCACGCCGATCCGCGAGCTGTTCTCGGGCGTGCCGACGTCGAAGGAGCGCGGCTACGATCCGGGCCGCTTCTCGTTCAACGTGAAGGGCGGCCGCTGCGAATCGTGCCAGGGCGACGGCGTGCTGAAGGTCGAGATGCACTTTTTGCCGGACGTCTACGTGCCGTGCGACGTGTGCCACGGCAAGCGCTACAACCGCGAAACGCTCGAAGTGCAGTACAAGGGCAAGAACATCAGCGAAGTGCTCGACATGACGGTCGAGCATGCGTACGAGTTCTTCAGCGCGGTGCCGGTCATCGCGCGCAAGCTGAAGACGCTGCTCGACGTCGGCCTCGGCTACATCCGCCTCGGCCAGTCGGCCACGACGCTGTCGGGCGGCGAGGCGCAGCGCGTGAAGCTGTCGCTGGAACTGTCGAAGCGCGACACCGGCCGCACGCTGTACATCCTCGACGAGCCGACCACCGGCCTGCACTTCCACGACATCGCGCTGCTGCTGGAAGTGATCCACCGGCTGCGCGACCAGGGCAACACGGTCGTGATCATCGAGCACAACCTCGACGTGATCAAGACGGCCGACTGGGTGATCGACCTCGGCCCCGAAGGCGGTGCCGGCGGTGGCCAGATCATCGCGCAGGGCACACCCGAGCAGGTCGCGAAGACGAAGGCGAGCTTCACCGGCAAGTACCTCGCACCGCTGCTCAAGCGTCCGACCCGCAAAGTCGCGGCCGGCTGA